One Mucilaginibacter ginkgonis genomic region harbors:
- a CDS encoding SOS response-associated peptidase has translation MKSLAKPVRNYDFLNIAVHNGFNYAPCAILVMAPGGNDFNILQAEWGYVPGFIKTRSEANIFRAKYTTLNFKSENLFVKEDGKRSMWADAAKNRRCLVLSTGIVESRHVPKIGKKGQELKETIKYPYLLTIKDKEYFYMPGLYNEWLDPETSTFVNTVAFGITDANMVMAQIHNSKKRMPTILTEDLAWEWLMEKPDKERLSHIARTQIPSRLMEFCTIDKSYRTTLNAEPANYADLTQIETTSIDTEQLSYDNWLEFDVI, from the coding sequence TTGAAAAGTCTGGCAAAGCCGGTGAGAAATTATGACTTTCTAAATATTGCAGTACACAATGGCTTTAACTATGCACCATGTGCCATTCTTGTTATGGCACCAGGCGGGAATGATTTTAATATCTTACAGGCCGAATGGGGATATGTACCCGGTTTTATTAAAACCAGGTCTGAAGCTAATATTTTCCGGGCAAAATATACTACGCTGAATTTCAAGTCAGAAAATCTTTTTGTCAAAGAAGATGGAAAACGTTCTATGTGGGCCGATGCTGCTAAAAACAGGCGTTGCCTAGTGTTGTCCACCGGCATTGTGGAATCGAGGCATGTTCCTAAAATCGGCAAAAAAGGACAAGAATTGAAAGAGACCATCAAGTATCCCTATCTGCTGACTATTAAAGACAAGGAATATTTCTACATGCCGGGTCTCTATAACGAATGGCTCGACCCTGAAACCAGCACTTTTGTAAATACTGTTGCATTTGGTATTACCGATGCAAATATGGTGATGGCACAGATACATAATTCTAAAAAGAGGATGCCGACAATTTTGACAGAAGATTTAGCTTGGGAATGGCTAATGGAAAAACCTGACAAGGAACGATTGTCTCATATCGCACGTACGCAAATTCCTTCCAGATTAATGGAGTTTTGTACGATCGACAAAAGTTACAGGACAACATTAAATGCAGAACCCGCTAACTATGCGGATCTTACCCAGATAGAGACAACTTCTATTGACACAGAACAACTATCTTACGATAATTGGTTGGAATTTGACGTTATATAA
- a CDS encoding HD domain-containing protein, which yields MKFKKAGKFIIKKLSKELPRHLSYHSVEHIQDVYNSAEKIGIDECISVADMKLLLTAAWYHDSGFLKGAKDHEEESCRIAREALPMFDYSEAEIDKICGMIMATKIPQSPKTHLEEILADADLDYLGRDDFFTIGDKLYNELCVFGFLDNENDWNKLQVKFLENHNYFTKSAIALRQEKKHQHLQQVKSKIS from the coding sequence ATGAAATTTAAGAAGGCAGGTAAATTCATTATCAAGAAGTTAAGCAAAGAACTTCCAAGGCATTTATCTTATCACAGCGTTGAACATATACAAGATGTTTATAATTCGGCGGAGAAAATTGGTATTGATGAATGCATTTCTGTCGCTGATATGAAACTACTTTTAACAGCTGCCTGGTATCACGATTCTGGGTTTTTAAAAGGGGCTAAAGATCATGAAGAAGAATCCTGCCGCATTGCTAGAGAAGCATTGCCTATGTTTGATTACAGTGAAGCTGAAATTGACAAGATCTGTGGAATGATCATGGCCACCAAAATTCCGCAATCACCGAAAACTCATCTCGAGGAAATATTGGCAGATGCAGATCTGGACTATCTTGGCCGCGATGATTTTTTTACAATTGGTGATAAATTATACAATGAACTTTGTGTTTTCGGTTTTTTAGACAATGAAAACGACTGGAATAAATTGCAGGTCAAATTTCTAGAGAACCATAATTATTTTACCAAATCTGCTATTGCATTAAGGCAAGAAAAAAAACATCAACATTTGCAACAAGTGAAATCTAAAATTTCGTAG
- the dinB gene encoding DNA polymerase IV: protein MSTDRQIIHMDQDAFFVSVEVRKNSQLTGKPVIIGSLSDRGVVTSCSYEARKFGVHSAMPARLARQLCPHGIWIRGNMDEYSKASHEITEIIKQQVPLLEKASIDEHYIDMTGMDKHYGTLKCAKEIRANVIRETGLPISFGLSVNKTVSKMATNECKPNGELSVAKTGVQPFLNPLSIRKIPGLGEKTFIKLSDMGIRRIHTLSEVSPEYMTSILGKNGIWLLQKAKGIDESPVIPYHEAKTIGTQSTFHQDSIDVDTINHLLTSMVMELAFELRQNRKQTACITVTLRYSTFETVTKQAKVPYTALDRVLIVKTKELFKQLYQKRLLIRLVGVRLSDLVSGFEQIDLYSESEEQYSLCQAMDKIRRRFGPGSVKLASSIDLNL, encoded by the coding sequence ATGAGTACCGACCGTCAAATAATCCACATGGATCAGGATGCCTTCTTTGTTTCTGTTGAGGTAAGAAAGAACAGCCAGCTAACTGGGAAACCTGTGATCATCGGCAGTTTATCGGATCGGGGTGTGGTCACTTCATGCAGTTATGAGGCCAGGAAATTTGGAGTGCATTCTGCAATGCCCGCAAGACTGGCAAGGCAGTTATGTCCCCATGGCATCTGGATCAGGGGTAATATGGACGAATACTCTAAAGCATCTCATGAGATCACAGAAATCATTAAACAGCAGGTTCCGCTTTTGGAAAAAGCAAGTATAGATGAGCACTACATCGATATGACGGGAATGGATAAACATTATGGCACCTTGAAATGCGCAAAAGAGATCAGGGCAAATGTGATCAGGGAGACAGGCTTGCCGATATCATTCGGTTTGTCGGTTAATAAAACCGTGTCGAAAATGGCGACCAATGAGTGCAAACCCAATGGCGAGCTAAGCGTAGCTAAAACCGGCGTGCAACCTTTTTTAAATCCACTCTCCATTCGTAAGATACCAGGCCTGGGCGAAAAGACATTCATCAAATTGAGTGACATGGGTATCCGGAGAATACACACGCTTTCCGAGGTGAGCCCTGAATACATGACCAGTATTTTGGGTAAGAACGGTATCTGGCTACTGCAAAAAGCCAAAGGGATTGATGAATCCCCCGTTATACCCTATCACGAAGCAAAAACGATAGGTACACAATCTACTTTTCATCAGGACAGCATCGATGTCGATACGATTAATCACCTGCTCACTTCAATGGTGATGGAACTTGCCTTTGAATTACGACAAAACAGAAAACAAACAGCCTGCATTACCGTGACTCTACGTTATTCAACATTCGAAACGGTGACCAAACAGGCAAAAGTACCTTACACCGCTTTGGACAGGGTGCTGATCGTTAAAACGAAGGAACTCTTTAAACAGCTATACCAAAAAAGGCTGCTTATTCGTCTTGTGGGGGTCCGTTTGTCTGACCTTGTCAGTGGCTTCGAGCAGATCGATCTTTATAGCGAATCAGAGGAACAATACAGCTTGTGCCAGGCTATGGACAAAATCCGCCGAAGGTTTGGACCCGGATCAGTAAAACTGGCGTCGAGCATCGATTTAAACCTATAG
- a CDS encoding YitT family protein, giving the protein MKNLHLPQWLADILYTSIGILFCGFALKGFLVPNQFFDGGVTGISLMLHELYEFDIAYVIVLVNIPFIIMGAFQVDKSFAFKTLAAVIALGLCLHFVPYPHITSDKLLVSIFGGVFMGIGVGLAIRGGCALDGIEVLALYTGKRISFTISEIILGINIVIFLIAAVKLGLPTALYSILTYYAASKTISFVIEGLEEYTGVTIISGESELVKKALVMELGRGITIYKGERGFLKNSFDVSQPADIVFTVVTRLEVRKLRNLVNEIDPKAFIFTSTIKEAAGGVLKKRARH; this is encoded by the coding sequence ATGAAAAACTTACATTTACCGCAATGGCTGGCAGATATTTTATATACCAGCATTGGTATTCTTTTTTGCGGTTTTGCCCTAAAAGGATTTTTGGTTCCAAATCAATTTTTTGACGGAGGTGTAACCGGTATTTCGCTGATGCTACATGAACTTTATGAGTTCGACATCGCTTATGTTATCGTATTGGTAAATATTCCTTTCATCATTATGGGAGCTTTCCAGGTTGATAAATCTTTTGCTTTTAAAACCTTGGCCGCTGTCATTGCGCTAGGTCTATGTTTACACTTTGTACCTTATCCTCATATCACATCGGATAAACTTCTCGTATCCATATTTGGCGGGGTATTTATGGGTATAGGTGTTGGACTGGCAATAAGGGGTGGATGCGCACTTGACGGCATTGAGGTTTTGGCATTGTATACGGGCAAACGCATTAGTTTTACCATTAGCGAAATTATATTAGGGATAAACATTGTTATTTTTTTAATAGCAGCCGTTAAATTGGGACTTCCTACAGCATTATATTCTATACTTACTTATTATGCTGCTTCGAAAACAATAAGTTTTGTAATTGAAGGCCTTGAAGAATATACCGGAGTAACGATTATATCCGGTGAAAGCGAATTGGTAAAAAAAGCTTTGGTTATGGAGCTTGGCAGGGGCATAACCATTTATAAGGGCGAACGTGGTTTCTTAAAAAATAGTTTCGATGTAAGTCAACCTGCTGATATTGTTTTTACCGTGGTCACCCGACTGGAAGTTCGTAAATTGAGAAACTTAGTAAATGAAATAGACCCAAAGGCATTCATTTTTACAAGCACAATTAAAGAGGCAGCAGGTGGCGTTTTGAAGAAAAGAGCGAGGCATTAA
- a CDS encoding adenylate/guanylate cyclase domain-containing protein, translating into MKKLSLIFLLLFVTRLTIAATKSDSVLQIKQIPEFGLGLLQWKQISADKPEYAAPTYNDSQWKLINPYLPLSMLPPGILNHVGWIRFKFRLSPQLTHSTALYIYNPASAIEIYLNGKLIERRGIINLNDNSGQSVFDVRPLGIPVTGDSVQTLAIRYARDKFFNNFNETGYQGIAAVVICTLPEINNRIYSNILHLSYIDGICIGILTLLTIFHFLLFYFDRSDFANIHFAGLTLCYLASYIVNGTPFVTINSTGYLIIGVISNLAAIASYFQFKAVSYLFNLNYKKIGWLILVLNLLLAIVAIFSNTPAVYTSFLMLFTSFPSVFLVFKAALLKIRGAIIIGIGFLISFVSLFIYTTYLNVDGVRVNRFIYDISIAGITLGISLSISFCLSKTFAQKSRLLVFKLKEVEKLSQEKQDILTHQKAKLEIEVAERTIELNRSLTRSDNLLLNILPADVAEELKEKGSADARSFDEVSVLFTDFVNFTAIGEMLGPKQLVDELHQCFKAFDDIMVKHQMEKIKTIGDAYLAVSGLPNADLYHAKNAIKAGLEIISFVKQRRDLVGDKTFDVRVGVHSGPVVAGIVGVKKFAYDIWGDTVNTAARMEQNSVPGKINVSERTYDLVKDQFVFNYRGEIDAKNKGALKMYFAEREI; encoded by the coding sequence ATGAAAAAACTATCGCTAATTTTTCTATTGCTATTTGTAACTAGGCTAACCATTGCTGCTACAAAATCAGACTCCGTTTTGCAGATTAAGCAAATACCGGAATTTGGTCTGGGACTACTTCAGTGGAAGCAGATTTCTGCAGACAAGCCTGAATACGCAGCCCCAACTTATAATGATTCTCAATGGAAGCTGATAAACCCGTACCTGCCCTTATCAATGCTTCCACCGGGAATACTAAACCATGTTGGCTGGATTCGCTTTAAATTTCGCTTATCGCCCCAATTGACACACAGCACCGCATTGTATATTTATAATCCTGCTTCAGCTATCGAAATATACTTAAATGGAAAGCTTATAGAACGACGTGGTATAATTAACTTGAATGACAATAGTGGTCAGTCCGTATTTGATGTAAGACCCCTAGGTATACCTGTAACAGGTGATAGCGTTCAGACACTTGCTATCAGATATGCACGCGATAAGTTTTTTAACAATTTTAATGAAACTGGGTATCAGGGTATTGCTGCAGTTGTTATATGTACACTACCAGAAATCAACAATAGAATTTATAGTAACATACTTCATCTCTCTTATATTGATGGTATTTGTATAGGCATCCTGACCTTGCTCACAATCTTTCACTTCCTCTTATTTTACTTTGACCGATCTGACTTCGCCAATATTCATTTTGCTGGATTAACACTATGTTACCTTGCCAGTTATATCGTGAACGGTACACCATTTGTCACCATTAACAGTACTGGGTACTTAATTATTGGTGTTATTTCAAACTTGGCTGCAATAGCCAGTTATTTTCAATTTAAGGCAGTTAGTTACTTATTTAATCTCAATTACAAAAAAATTGGTTGGTTGATACTTGTATTAAATTTGCTTTTAGCAATTGTTGCTATATTTTCTAACACTCCCGCAGTATATACTTCATTTCTGATGTTATTTACCTCATTTCCAAGCGTTTTTTTAGTTTTCAAAGCAGCGCTATTAAAAATAAGAGGAGCTATAATAATCGGTATCGGGTTTTTAATTTCATTTGTCAGTTTATTTATTTACACCACCTACTTAAATGTCGATGGGGTTAGAGTAAATCGTTTTATATATGATATTTCTATCGCCGGAATCACACTTGGTATATCTTTAAGCATTTCTTTTTGTTTAAGTAAAACTTTTGCTCAAAAAAGCCGACTGCTGGTATTCAAACTAAAAGAGGTTGAAAAACTTTCACAAGAAAAACAGGACATACTTACCCATCAGAAAGCTAAGTTGGAAATTGAAGTGGCTGAGCGGACAATAGAACTTAACAGATCACTGACTAGATCTGACAACCTACTTCTCAATATACTCCCTGCAGATGTCGCTGAGGAATTGAAAGAAAAAGGTAGCGCTGATGCGCGATCCTTTGATGAGGTTTCCGTGCTTTTCACTGACTTTGTAAACTTTACTGCCATTGGAGAAATGCTTGGCCCGAAGCAACTGGTAGATGAATTGCACCAGTGTTTTAAAGCCTTTGACGATATTATGGTCAAGCATCAAATGGAAAAGATCAAAACTATAGGTGATGCCTACCTTGCTGTTTCGGGACTACCTAACGCCGATTTATATCACGCTAAAAATGCAATTAAGGCGGGCTTAGAGATAATATCCTTTGTTAAACAAAGACGAGACTTAGTCGGAGACAAGACATTTGATGTTCGTGTCGGCGTACACAGTGGTCCAGTGGTAGCAGGTATTGTCGGTGTAAAAAAGTTTGCATATGATATTTGGGGCGATACGGTAAATACCGCTGCGCGTATGGAGCAAAATAGTGTCCCTGGAAAAATTAATGTTTCAGAAAGGACCTATGACCTAGTTAAAGACCAATTCGTTTTTAATTACCGTGGAGAGATTGATGCAAAAAATAAAGGAGCTTTGAAGATGTATTTTGCAGAAAGAGAAATATGA
- a CDS encoding lipocalin family protein, giving the protein MKINKGHILLAGAGVAAVIVAFSSCATLPKGAVAVDHFDKDRYLGTWYEIARFDFRFEKNLDHVTATYSLNDDKSIRVDNKGYDTVQKKWKESIGKAKFVGSDYEGRLKVSFFGPFYAGYNVIAIDKDYKYAMVAGNNLKYLWLLSREPTMPATYITRYLKQAKNLGYDVSKLVWTNQAR; this is encoded by the coding sequence ATGAAAATTAATAAAGGACACATACTTTTAGCGGGTGCCGGGGTTGCAGCCGTCATCGTGGCGTTTTCCTCATGCGCGACCCTTCCCAAAGGTGCAGTTGCAGTAGATCATTTCGATAAAGATCGCTACCTGGGAACATGGTATGAGATAGCACGCTTCGATTTCAGGTTTGAAAAAAATCTGGATCATGTTACCGCGACCTATTCATTGAATGATGATAAGAGTATTCGGGTCGATAACAAAGGATATGATACGGTGCAAAAAAAATGGAAAGAAAGTATCGGTAAAGCCAAATTTGTCGGTTCGGACTATGAAGGCAGGTTGAAAGTATCATTTTTCGGCCCTTTTTATGCAGGTTATAACGTTATAGCAATTGACAAAGATTATAAATATGCTATGGTTGCTGGAAATAACCTGAAATACCTTTGGTTGTTATCGAGAGAACCCACAATGCCTGCAACGTATATTACCCGCTACCTAAAACAGGCAAAAAATCTCGGCTACGATGTTAGTAAGCTGGTATGGACCAATCAGGCGAGATAA
- the dnaE gene encoding DNA polymerase III subunit alpha: MSVASLVEEAAARGITQMALTDINNSTGLIEFMRECDEQGIKPIAGIEFRRDKRLLYIGIARNREGMRELNEFLTEHNLEKKPLPDRAPSLVNAYIIYPFWYPGELNPNEYIGIRFDELNKLYGKDLKALKDKLVALQPVFVLDKVEYRLHEYLRSIDLNSVLSLVKPEDKCLPTDMFLPPGQMEAKYSRYAFILDNTRELMGRCVMDYPRGRINLNRRTFTGNKKNDRELLEKLAVSGLEYRYGKNNKEAQRKVRHELKVIYELDFCAYFLITWDIIRYSTSQGYYHVGRGSGANSIVAYCLRITDVDPIELNLYFERFLNAQRTSPPDFDIDYSWDEREDVQDYIFKRYGSQHTALLGTMSTFKDRSIIREIGKVMGLPKPEIDSFTDPRKAAENRNNPTFRKITAIYERMSDMPNQRSIHAGGVLITEEPITYYTALDLPPKGMPTVQWDMYEAEKIGFDKYDILSQRGIGHIKMAVKLVEDNHQRKIDIHQVKAFMRDPKVNAQLKTGDTIGCFYIESPAMRQLIRKLDCEDYLTLVAASSIIRPGVASSGMMGEYIKYHHAPETVNYLHPVMKEQLEETYGVMVYQEDVIKICIHFAGMDGTDADILRRGMSGKYRSKKEFDRLVERFFSEAKKLGRPDDVVAEVWRQVSSFAGYSFSKAHSASFAVESYQSLFLKTYYPREFMVAVLNNYGGFYARYLYVHELRKAGARVHLPCVNNSDSIVNISGIDVYLGFVGIHGLNETFINLIPEDRRENGCYVSLEDLIKRTGIGLVQVVILIRVGALRFTGKSKKILLWEAHLLMGAKVRVSNEPELFAMEAKNYSLPVLENTRLENTYHELELLGFPVSMSSFELLQTNYRGEIGANDMINHIGQKVKMVGWYVCEKTVRTKTGKLMWFGSFLDVEGNFFDTVHFPNTTTEYPFTGAGCYLIEGKVVIEFGFASIEVFQFGKLQILNNPIID; this comes from the coding sequence ATGTCCGTTGCCAGTCTCGTCGAAGAGGCAGCAGCCAGGGGTATCACCCAAATGGCGCTTACAGACATCAATAATTCAACAGGACTGATTGAGTTTATGCGGGAGTGTGATGAACAGGGTATCAAACCCATTGCCGGCATTGAATTTCGGAGGGATAAACGGCTTTTGTATATCGGTATTGCACGTAACAGAGAGGGTATGCGGGAACTTAACGAGTTCCTCACCGAACATAACCTGGAAAAAAAGCCGTTGCCGGATCGGGCACCATCGCTCGTAAACGCCTACATTATTTATCCTTTTTGGTACCCTGGTGAGCTAAATCCAAACGAATACATAGGAATACGCTTTGATGAGCTCAACAAGCTTTATGGAAAAGACCTCAAAGCATTGAAAGACAAACTGGTTGCCTTGCAACCTGTCTTTGTGCTCGACAAAGTCGAATATCGCTTACACGAATATCTTCGAAGTATAGATCTTAACAGTGTTTTGTCGCTTGTAAAACCTGAAGATAAATGTCTTCCTACCGACATGTTCCTTCCTCCAGGCCAAATGGAAGCTAAATATTCCAGATATGCCTTTATTCTCGATAATACGCGTGAACTGATGGGCAGGTGCGTGATGGATTATCCCAGGGGAAGGATCAATCTTAACCGCAGAACTTTTACAGGCAATAAAAAGAACGACAGGGAATTGCTGGAAAAACTTGCTGTCAGTGGCCTTGAATACCGTTACGGGAAGAACAATAAGGAAGCACAGCGGAAGGTCCGGCATGAACTGAAAGTTATTTATGAACTGGACTTTTGCGCCTATTTCCTAATCACCTGGGATATCATCCGTTATTCAACATCGCAGGGCTATTATCATGTCGGCCGGGGTTCAGGGGCAAACAGCATTGTTGCCTATTGCCTGAGAATAACCGACGTCGACCCGATCGAACTCAATTTATATTTCGAACGCTTTTTGAACGCACAGCGTACGTCCCCGCCAGACTTCGACATCGATTACTCATGGGATGAACGGGAAGATGTACAGGATTACATTTTTAAGCGCTATGGGAGCCAGCACACGGCGCTGCTCGGCACGATGTCGACTTTCAAAGACCGTAGTATCATCCGGGAGATCGGGAAAGTAATGGGCTTGCCCAAACCGGAAATCGACAGCTTTACCGATCCTCGTAAAGCCGCTGAAAACAGGAACAATCCAACGTTTAGAAAAATCACCGCGATTTACGAGCGCATGTCCGATATGCCTAACCAGCGTTCGATCCATGCCGGGGGCGTGCTCATCACCGAAGAGCCGATTACTTATTATACTGCATTGGACCTGCCCCCCAAAGGTATGCCGACAGTGCAATGGGACATGTATGAGGCAGAGAAGATAGGGTTCGATAAATACGACATACTAAGCCAGCGCGGCATCGGGCATATCAAAATGGCAGTAAAACTGGTTGAAGATAATCATCAGCGTAAGATCGATATTCACCAGGTTAAAGCTTTCATGAGAGACCCGAAAGTGAATGCACAACTGAAAACCGGGGACACCATAGGGTGTTTTTATATCGAATCTCCGGCCATGCGGCAACTAATCAGGAAACTGGACTGCGAGGACTACCTGACCCTTGTGGCGGCAAGTTCGATCATCCGTCCCGGTGTTGCCAGCTCGGGGATGATGGGTGAATATATTAAATACCACCATGCTCCCGAAACCGTCAATTATTTGCATCCGGTGATGAAAGAACAGCTTGAGGAAACTTACGGCGTGATGGTGTACCAAGAGGATGTGATCAAAATCTGTATTCATTTTGCGGGTATGGACGGAACTGACGCTGATATCCTCAGGCGTGGTATGAGCGGTAAGTATCGTTCAAAAAAAGAGTTTGACCGCCTGGTCGAACGTTTTTTTTCGGAAGCCAAAAAGCTGGGCAGGCCTGATGATGTTGTAGCGGAAGTATGGCGGCAAGTTTCGTCTTTTGCAGGCTACAGCTTTAGCAAGGCGCATTCAGCAAGCTTTGCAGTAGAAAGCTACCAGAGCTTATTCCTGAAAACGTATTATCCAAGGGAATTCATGGTTGCCGTATTAAATAATTACGGCGGCTTTTACGCCCGTTACCTCTACGTTCATGAGCTCAGAAAAGCAGGTGCCCGCGTGCATCTACCCTGTGTGAATAACAGCGACAGTATAGTCAATATTAGCGGAATCGATGTCTACCTCGGCTTTGTCGGTATCCACGGACTCAACGAAACCTTTATCAACCTAATCCCGGAAGACCGGAGGGAAAATGGCTGCTATGTAAGTCTTGAAGACCTGATCAAAAGAACAGGTATAGGGCTGGTGCAGGTAGTTATTTTGATTCGCGTTGGCGCGCTTAGGTTTACCGGTAAAAGCAAGAAGATATTGCTTTGGGAAGCGCATCTTTTAATGGGTGCAAAAGTAAGGGTCAGCAATGAACCTGAATTATTTGCGATGGAGGCAAAAAATTACAGCTTACCGGTATTGGAGAATACCAGGCTTGAAAACACTTATCATGAACTTGAATTATTAGGCTTCCCAGTTAGCATGAGCAGTTTTGAACTGCTGCAAACGAATTACCGGGGTGAGATCGGAGCTAATGACATGATCAATCATATTGGCCAAAAAGTTAAGATGGTCGGATGGTATGTCTGTGAAAAGACGGTACGCACCAAGACAGGCAAACTGATGTGGTTCGGATCTTTCCTGGATGTTGAAGGTAATTTTTTTGACACAGTACATTTTCCTAATACGACAACAGAATATCCTTTTACCGGCGCAGGTTGCTACCTCATTGAAGGAAAGGTGGTGATAGAATTCGGTTTCGCAAGTATTGAAGTTTTCCAATTTGGCAAACTGCAGATCTTAAATAACCCAATTATAGATTAA
- a CDS encoding adenylate/guanylate cyclase domain-containing protein produces MDLSIDITQFEKLKKSGTGWGRLHLKIDSSATSWPMAANILGMAASEIYVNGKLVKQNGFIAKNSNETSATNTTEIIALNLKPGVDNVIAVKLGYVGGIPYLSPNFTPLPTFTFTLNSYQNAIISQRSENSSAKNSLITIAIIIGVFLILATEHMINASLAQYKLVYFYYALFCVLFAISLLIWAFSPTMDNIRIFMWGVFSVSILFIIIYLFLILTVYALFDFQNRMIFYSLCIVGLGGIISEYYSEIAAYIFCSNIFPILCLIESARIAIWAVKHKKKDATLILTGISLCMVFNTWSVFLDQGTTLAVVVFNLSFLSFPIGMSFYLAFQMAQNNRTLKSTLIEVESLSAQTIAQEQEKQHILTNQKAMLEAEVMERTRELNQSLERSDSLLKNILPADIAEELKTSGGSEARLFDEVTVLFTDFVNFTTISEWLSPKELVNELHYCFKAFDEIMSRYGIEKIKTIGDAYLAVAGLPNPDSKHASNAINAAIEVAAFISKRKQQLGDKTFDVRIGVHSGSVVAGIVGVKKFAYDIWGDTVNTAARMEQNSEPGKINVSEKTYALVKDTFSFTYRGEIAAKNKGNLKMYFANGI; encoded by the coding sequence TTGGACCTAAGTATAGACATCACTCAATTTGAAAAGCTAAAAAAGTCCGGAACAGGCTGGGGAAGACTTCACCTGAAGATTGACAGTTCAGCTACCAGTTGGCCTATGGCCGCAAATATATTAGGAATGGCGGCCTCAGAAATTTACGTAAACGGGAAATTGGTAAAGCAAAATGGTTTTATAGCAAAAAATTCAAATGAAACATCTGCCACCAATACGACGGAAATAATAGCCCTCAATCTAAAGCCCGGAGTTGATAACGTGATTGCAGTTAAGTTAGGCTACGTAGGGGGAATACCTTATTTATCACCGAATTTTACCCCCTTACCAACTTTTACTTTTACATTAAATTCTTATCAAAATGCAATAATCAGTCAGCGGTCCGAGAATTCTTCAGCTAAGAATAGTCTGATAACGATAGCGATCATTATAGGGGTTTTCCTGATACTCGCCACTGAGCACATGATTAATGCATCATTGGCGCAATATAAGCTGGTATATTTTTATTACGCCCTGTTTTGTGTGTTGTTTGCCATCAGCCTGCTGATCTGGGCATTCTCTCCAACAATGGACAATATTCGTATTTTCATGTGGGGAGTCTTTTCTGTTTCCATCTTATTTATCATCATCTATCTTTTTTTGATTCTGACAGTTTATGCATTGTTCGACTTTCAAAACCGGATGATATTTTATTCGCTTTGTATTGTAGGTCTCGGTGGTATTATAAGTGAATATTACAGCGAGATTGCAGCATACATCTTCTGCAGTAATATTTTCCCTATACTCTGCCTTATCGAAAGTGCCCGAATAGCGATATGGGCTGTAAAGCATAAAAAAAAGGACGCCACTCTAATCCTTACCGGCATTTCCTTATGTATGGTGTTTAATACGTGGTCAGTATTCTTAGACCAAGGAACGACTCTCGCAGTCGTCGTTTTTAATTTATCTTTTTTAAGCTTTCCGATTGGCATGTCCTTTTACCTTGCTTTCCAGATGGCGCAAAACAACAGAACGCTTAAGTCTACCTTAATAGAAGTAGAAAGTCTTTCCGCTCAAACCATTGCCCAGGAACAGGAGAAGCAACATATTTTAACAAATCAGAAGGCTATGTTAGAGGCTGAAGTGATGGAGCGAACGCGCGAACTTAATCAGTCACTGGAAAGGTCTGACTCCCTGCTTAAAAATATACTCCCCGCAGATATAGCTGAAGAATTAAAAACAAGTGGCGGGTCTGAAGCCCGTTTATTCGATGAAGTAACGGTGCTATTTACAGACTTTGTAAACTTCACCACAATTAGCGAATGGCTATCACCAAAAGAGTTGGTAAATGAATTACATTATTGTTTTAAAGCATTTGATGAAATCATGTCCAGATATGGTATTGAGAAAATAAAAACAATTGGAGATGCTTACTTGGCTGTTGCCGGTCTTCCTAATCCTGATAGTAAACATGCTTCGAACGCGATAAATGCAGCAATTGAAGTAGCAGCATTTATTAGCAAGCGAAAACAACAATTGGGTGATAAGACATTTGATGTTCGTATTGGTGTGCATAGTGGTAGCGTCGTTGCTGGAATAGTAGGTGTTAAAAAATTTGCCTATGACATTTGGGGCGACACGGTCAATACCGCTGCGCGTATGGAACAAAATAGTGAGCCAGGGAAAATTAATGTATCTGAAAAAACTTATGCACTAGTAAAAGACACGTTTAGCTTTACTTACCGTGGCGAGATAGCCGCTAAGAATAAAGGGAATTTAAAAATGTATTTTGCAAATGGTATATAA